One part of the Microbulbifer sp. THAF38 genome encodes these proteins:
- a CDS encoding YdgA family protein, with amino-acid sequence MKKLLSVLLSAAVLTGVVAPKITGIQLESSIDEIITAANENSAYTVEVKSMDSSWFSTQTTFLVSMDLNAFSDVSDTPELEPFSVEVDFSASHGPFRFGEHAGFGWLGWTLEVAGDQLREHLVWAEQTPFYQLHGDMNALGGYYYNDSITPFTTDIEDHKAQLTFSGFQGKGQYQDGQLTYQGGADSLTVTSELRDVKVERLTMDMTMPSSLKAIFESAFYDSDTTINFGAIRLNDREQNENIDIADLYVKASTEFNQEKQQGNMQVAYGSKKIDIAEFHGEDLALEIEVANISQEFLKSYQDFANSLNTLPAEDAGAKAMEFMSANLLSLVAGEPQVNITSLRGTFPQGSFNSNLHTSLVGISALPEQSLDPAFWLSHALVDGKLSGDKALIEFMAVQVMKVQLKNNPQTQGMSEEQLEQVAAQQVPTILESLEQQGLLVSTNDGYSSNISLKDSEFKVNEKPMPLPL; translated from the coding sequence ATGAAGAAATTATTAAGTGTGTTGCTTTCAGCAGCAGTGCTTACTGGTGTTGTTGCACCGAAAATTACCGGTATTCAACTTGAGTCATCCATTGATGAAATAATCACTGCCGCGAATGAAAATTCGGCATACACGGTTGAAGTAAAAAGCATGGATTCATCCTGGTTTTCAACCCAGACCACCTTTTTGGTAAGCATGGATCTCAATGCTTTCTCGGATGTATCAGATACCCCTGAACTTGAACCTTTTTCTGTAGAAGTAGATTTCAGTGCTTCCCACGGCCCCTTTCGCTTCGGTGAACATGCCGGTTTCGGATGGCTTGGCTGGACGCTAGAAGTTGCCGGTGATCAATTACGTGAACATTTGGTGTGGGCTGAGCAAACTCCTTTTTACCAGCTTCATGGCGATATGAATGCTCTAGGTGGTTATTACTATAACGACAGCATTACGCCATTTACTACTGATATTGAAGATCATAAAGCTCAATTAACTTTCAGCGGTTTTCAGGGTAAAGGGCAATATCAGGATGGGCAACTAACTTACCAAGGGGGTGCCGATAGCCTTACCGTCACTTCTGAGTTAAGGGATGTCAAGGTTGAGAGGTTGACTATGGATATGACCATGCCTTCCTCCCTTAAGGCAATCTTTGAAAGTGCTTTTTATGATTCTGATACAACAATTAACTTTGGTGCCATCAGGTTAAATGATAGAGAACAAAACGAAAATATTGACATTGCTGACCTATATGTGAAGGCCAGTACTGAATTCAACCAAGAAAAACAACAGGGAAATATGCAGGTTGCCTACGGCTCTAAAAAGATCGACATAGCTGAATTCCATGGTGAAGATCTGGCCCTTGAGATTGAGGTCGCCAATATCAGCCAAGAATTTTTGAAGTCTTATCAGGATTTTGCCAACTCACTCAATACGCTACCTGCTGAAGACGCAGGAGCTAAGGCCATGGAGTTTATGAGCGCTAACCTGTTATCTTTAGTGGCTGGCGAGCCTCAAGTGAATATTACCAGCTTACGAGGTACTTTCCCGCAAGGCAGCTTTAACAGTAACCTTCATACTAGCTTAGTTGGCATTAGCGCGTTACCGGAGCAATCACTAGATCCGGCTTTCTGGCTGTCACATGCCTTAGTTGACGGCAAGCTAAGTGGAGATAAAGCCTTGATTGAATTTATGGCCGTACAAGTGATGAAAGTTCAATTGAAAAATAACCCGCAAACCCAAGGCATGAGTGAAGAGCAGCTGGAGCAAGTAGCTGCTCAACAAGTACCGACCATATTAGAGTCTCTTGAGCAACAAGGTTTGTTGGTATCAACCAATGACGGCTACAGCTCCAATATCAGCCTGAAGGACAGCGAGTTTAAGGTTAATGAAAAACCTATGCCGCTGCCCCTTTAG
- a CDS encoding VF530 family DNA-binding protein, producing MSKEQPNNPLHGIALEKVVARLQEHYGWDGLADRININCFKSDPSIKSSLKFLRKTQWARDKVENLYISTFENKSPWANRK from the coding sequence ATGAGCAAAGAACAACCAAATAATCCGCTACATGGTATTGCTCTTGAGAAGGTTGTTGCACGTTTGCAGGAGCATTATGGCTGGGATGGTTTGGCTGATAGGATTAATATCAATTGTTTTAAGAGTGACCCATCAATTAAGTCTTCGCTCAAATTTTTACGCAAAACCCAGTGGGCTCGAGATAAAGTCGAGAATCTGTATATCTCAACTTTTGAAAATAAATCTCCGTGGGCTAATCGTAAATAA
- a CDS encoding DUF1963 domain-containing protein, giving the protein MITRNTIKFKVTELPISDVVTKFGGQPNWLEEAQWPISSEMDSPMRFICQIKLTNDLFPGCEGKVAYIFMTDDDEYVDGTWEPDGGENAVIIQPGGKPQIKVRNITTGPTLQDFVEVKGKTGLYPIDIELAVDLSASKDPEFIPEAERFELADDDYEKYCNKLGGNKIGGTPSFLQGDEFPGNTDDWSLLMQLDSCEVPFSINFGDSGVSYAFINKEGTIGKFLWQCC; this is encoded by the coding sequence ATGATTACTCGGAATACAATAAAATTCAAAGTAACTGAATTACCGATTTCTGATGTTGTTACAAAATTTGGCGGTCAGCCCAATTGGCTTGAGGAAGCTCAATGGCCAATAAGCTCTGAAATGGATTCTCCCATGCGCTTTATTTGTCAGATCAAACTTACAAATGATCTATTCCCAGGTTGTGAGGGAAAAGTAGCCTATATCTTCATGACAGATGATGATGAGTACGTTGATGGAACATGGGAGCCAGATGGTGGCGAGAATGCAGTAATTATTCAACCGGGTGGTAAGCCTCAAATTAAGGTACGAAATATCACCACTGGACCAACTTTACAGGACTTTGTTGAGGTAAAGGGGAAAACTGGTCTTTACCCAATAGACATCGAATTAGCTGTTGATCTTTCAGCCTCAAAAGACCCAGAGTTCATTCCAGAAGCAGAACGCTTTGAACTAGCTGACGATGACTATGAAAAATACTGTAATAAGCTGGGAGGAAATAAAATTGGTGGGACACCTAGCTTTCTACAAGGTGACGAATTTCCCGGAAATACGGATGATTGGTCACTTCTTATGCAGCTAGATTCCTGTGAAGTTCCATTTAGTATCAATTTTGGAGACTCCGGTGTTTCATACGCATTCATAAATAAAGAGGGAACGATCGGTAAGTTCCTCTGGCAATGTTGTTGA
- a CDS encoding N-acetyltransferase, with translation MTQFIKTQDLDKSAKLTLANMQEYYDMYGVDWTLSDVRSAIENLENYDVVNADGVFGVVRLSFENNRCQLRDIQVVSTQQNKGLGALIISKVIELARQKQLGFIDLRVFKRSPAYRLYGRLGFVIESEDDRFYQMTLTVI, from the coding sequence ATGACACAATTTATTAAAACCCAAGACTTGGATAAATCTGCAAAACTTACTCTTGCCAACATGCAGGAGTACTATGACATGTATGGCGTTGACTGGACTTTATCAGATGTACGCAGTGCAATTGAAAATCTTGAAAACTATGATGTAGTGAACGCTGATGGAGTTTTTGGTGTTGTTCGACTCTCATTCGAAAACAATCGCTGTCAACTGCGAGATATTCAAGTTGTATCTACTCAACAGAACAAAGGGTTAGGCGCTTTAATTATTTCTAAGGTAATCGAGCTTGCAAGGCAAAAACAACTAGGGTTCATTGATCTACGAGTATTTAAACGTAGTCCAGCATATAGACTTTATGGTCGCCTAGGGTTTGTCATAGAAAGCGAAGATGATAGATTTTATCAAATGACGCTTACAGTCATATAA